The genomic window TGGAGCCATACTTACAGCTATAGGAATATACGAGCCTATAGTCAATTTTGGTGGCGCTGGAGCTACAGTGCCGTTACCTGGCTTTGGTTATGCACTAGCTAAAGGAGCAATAGAGCAAGTACAAAAGGATGGTATTATAGGTGCATTTACAGGAGGAATAAACGCAACTGCTGGAGGTGTTGCTGCAGCAGTATTTTTTGGTTATATAATGGCTGTCATTTTTACACCTAAGACAAAGCAGTAAAGAGGGGTAAAAACATGAAAAGAAGGATAATATTAATTACTGACGGTGATGTAGTTGCAAAAAAAGCAATTGAAAGAGCTGCAAAGAACATTGGAGGAAGATGTATTTCTAGATCGGCTGGAAATCCTACTCCAATAAGTGGTGAAGAAATAGCTAGTTTAATATTTGAAGCAAAGTATGACCCTGTATTAGTTATGGTAGATGATATAGGAAATCCACAATTTGGAGAAGGAGAAAAGGCTTTAGCCTATTTACTTGGGCATCCAGAGATGGAAGTACTTGGAGTAATTGCTGTAGCTTCAAACACTGAGAGTGTAAAAGGTGTGGAAGTTAGTTATTCAATTGACCATACAGGAAAAGTAGTCCATAATGCAGTAGACAAAAATGGATATGAAACTAATACTAAAATATTGTATGGAGATACAGTAGATGTTCTTAATAGCTTTTCAGTGCCAATAATTATTGGAATAGGTGATATAGGTAAAATTAACGGAGTCGATAGGCATACTAAAGGAGCGCCAATAATAACAAAGGCATTAAAAGAAATAATAAGTAAAGAGTCAAAAAATGAAAATAACTAGAGCTCTATTCAGAGCTCTAGTTATATAAATATTACTCAATTAATCTCCATCAGAATTTGAGTCAGTGTTTTCGTTATTATTTCCATTGCTATTGCTGTTTTCATTATTAAACCAGTAGTCAAACCAGTTAAACCACCAATCCTCATCTTCTTGTAACACTTGCTCAGTATGCTCATCGCATTCTTCTGTAGGAAGAGTAAATTCATAATCACTTGGAGTAATGCCATTATGCTCTTCTGGGTTATATGGAGGATCACGCTTAATAAATACTCTACTTTGGATTAACTCTGTTGGACAATACTCTGTAGCTAATTTACCGTTAGAAGTATCAATAGATGCTTCTACATGTGCATCACATTCTTCAGTTGGTTCAGTACCCTTAATAAAAATTTCATTTCTTACTTTATTACCCCTAGGATCATGTGAGCAAAGATCTGTTGCAAGCTTACCTGAGACCTTACAAATCTGTCTAGTTATTATATTTTCAGGCACACTAAAGTTTTTTGACTCATAACCCTCGTGAACCTCCGTCATAATGTATGACCAAAACTCTGAAGCCATTGAGCTACCAGTAGTCATTTTAATCTGAGGAGAATCATTTCCTATCCAAACACCAGCTACATAATATGGTGTATATCCTGCAAACCAAACATCTCCTTTATCTTGAGTAGTACCAGTTTTACCTGCCACAGGGATAGGAAGGTTATTTCTTAGTTTTGCTCTTCCAGCCAAGCCTGATGAAACAGTTGATTTCAATATATCTGACATAATATATGAGGCTTCCGTAGAGGCAACCTTTACTTTTTGAGGTTTGCTTTCTAATATGACATTGTCATATCTATCTAATACCTTTGTATAAGCTATGGGTTCTACATATAATCCATTATTAGCAATTGCACCAAAGGCAGCTGTGACCTCCATAGGAGTAAGTCCCCTAGTCATTCCGCCTAGACCTAAGGCTGATAGATTTTCGTCATTAGTAGATCTATTTTCTTCTCTTGTAACAAAACTATCTTTTCCACTTTCTTTTATTATGCCTATTCTCCCAAGATATTCTTTAGATACATCTATACCAATATTACTCAGCATCTTTACAGAGCTAACATTTACTGATTGCTCTACAGATTCTCTTAATGTCATTAAACCACGATAGCCTGTATACCAGTTTTTAGGCCAAAGGGTTCCAGTGTGATCATAATGAGGTATATCATCAATAATATCTGCTGCAGTAAATCCATTATCTAGGGCAGGAAGATAAACGGCTATAGGCTTTATAACAGAACCTGGCTGTCTTTGAGAAAGAGCTCTATTAAAAAGTCTACTTCCTTCTATATCCCTTCCACCTACTAAGGCTTTGATTTCTCCTGTTCTATAATCCATAATTACTGTTGCAGATTGAGGCTGAACGACTCCAATCTTGTCGTTATTTTGGAAATATTTAGGGTTTATTAAAAGCGTTCCATTATCATTGACAGTATAAAAGTCTTTGGTGTCTTTTAAATAAGAACTATTTATAATTAGCTCCTTATTATCACTTACACTATAGTTCTCTTTAATGAGTGCTAATGAACCTACTACATGTTTAACTAGGTTTTTTCCTTCATCTATTGTATAATAATCCTCAATATCTATTGTCTTTGGATATATATTAAGTTTTTTATTTTTAATAACAAGATTACCTTCTTCTGTTATGCTATAAGTTCCAGCATCAATAATAAGATTACCGTTTTCATCAATCAAATTTGATTCTTTATAAAGAACTATCTTTTTATCGTCACCAATAATATTCCCATTTTTATCTGCTGACCAATCAACAATAATAGGTCCCTTCACCTTGTCAATATCGCCTTTAAAGAGTATTCCACCAAAATTTTCGTAAGCAGCTTCAACTTTTTGTTGGATACTTAAATCCATAGTTGAATATATTTTAAGCCCACCTGTATAAAGCTCTTTTTCTGCATCTTCTTTTGAATATCCTAATACTTCTACTAAATCATTTAATACCTGTGTTTTAACATAATCTGCAAAGTAAGAGGTAATGCCCATCAATTCTCTTTTACCAGGCTTAATATTGCTTTGTATATCTTCTTTTTTTGCAGCCTCATATTCTTCTTCTGTAATATGACCTAAATCATACATCTTTCTCAAAACTACTTTTTGTCTTTCAATAGGCTCTGGGTTAAATACAGCTGTATATCTAGTGCCTAATACATCTACCTGTCCTACTACAACATCATTGTCATCTACATCATCTGGATAGTAAAGCTTATACAAAGGAAGTCTATGAGGACTTTGAGTAATACCAGCTATAGCCGCACATTCTGCTATAGAAAGCTCTCCTACATCCTTTGAAAAGTAGGTTTGAGCAGCTTCCTGAACACCATAAGCACCTTGACCAAGGTATATTCTATTCAGATAGGCTTCAAGAATTTGATCTTTTGTAAGCTGCTTTTCAATCTGTATAGCTAAATAAGCTTCTTTAATTTTACGTTCTAGTTTTTTTTCGCTTGATAAATACATATTTCTAGCCAATTGCTGAGTAATTGTACTTGCACCTCTAGCAGCAGATCTTGTTTTAATATCTTCAACTAGAGCACCTAGAATACCTCTAAAGTCAACTCCTATATGATCTATAAACCTTTCATCTTCTATTGAAATAAAAGCATATTGAAGGTTTTCAGGTATTTGATCTAGAGATACAGAAGTTCGATTTTCTACTGCAAGTACTTTTTCAATAATATTTCCCTCCTGGTCTAGAATATAGGAGTTCTGGTTTAGAAAATCATTAATATTAGTAGGGTCAATTTCAGGTGCTGTTTTTATGATAGCTAAAACATATCCACCTACAATTCCAGCAGCTATAAAGCCAGCTATTAAAATAAATAATATAATAAATCTTAAAACGCTCAATACTCTATTTTTGTTTTTATTTTTTTTCGTTTTCTTTTTTTTGCCTGTATTTTCTTGTGTCATAACTTACCTCCTTAATATATAGGTTAATAAATGAGCCCTATATTATAGAAATTATACCACATTAATATTTGTTTGTTAATAAAATTAGAAAAAATACGAATACATGTTCTAAAAGTGGATATAAAAATAAGTATAAATCATATAAATTACAGATGTTCTTGAATTATATTAAAGTATGCCATATTTTGGTGATTTTCATTCCTTATTGCAAAGAAATTTGATAAGCATAAAATACGATAATAAATAATTGCTTTAAACATTTAAAAATATTGACATATATTATAAAAGGGGTGTTTTTTTTGAGGAAGAAGAGAAGTAAAAGAAAGAAAGTATTTGTTATCATAGTAATTTTCATAGTTTTATCTTTATATGGTTTTATAGTTGTAGACAGAAATATAAAACCTACAGTGCTAGCAATATCAGAGGTTCAAGCCAGGAAAACTGCAACCCAAGCCATAAATGAAGCAGTAAAAAACAAAATAAAGGATGATATTAAATATAAAGATTTAATATTTGTAAATTATGACAAGGATGGAAAGGTTACTATGATGCAGGCAAATACTATTATGATGAATAGCATTGCCTCGGATGTAGCCCTAGAGGTTCAGGAGAATATAAGAAAAATATCTACTAAACAAATTAAAATACCTCTTGGAAATGCTTTAAATTCTAATTTGCTTCAAGGACCTGATATTAATTTAACTATAGTGCCACAAGGGACAGTTACTGTTGATTTTACTACAGAGTTTATTGAGTCTGGAATTAATCAAACTATACATAAGGTATATTTAATTATAGTTACAGATGTGAGAGTAATAGTTCCTTTAGCTTCTGATGTTGTTAGAATAGTAACTAATATACCTGTTGCAGAAACTATAATAGTTGGGGATGTACCAGACAGTTATATTTTTGTACCAGAAAAAGATATTTTAAAAATTGTAAAATAAACTATCCAAATGCAATATATATTGTTTTTAGTTTATGATGTTATATGATAAACTTGGTATATACGACTAATTATTGAGGTGAAAAAATGTACGATATTCAAAAAAATGATAAAGAAGAAAGAGTACTTATTGTTGGATTAGATACTGACAGAGAAACAGATATAGACATTACAAGTTCTATGAAAGAGTTAAAAGAGCTGGTTTTTGCTGCGGGAGGTGTAGTAATAAGTGATGTTATTCAAAATAAAGATAGGGTAGATTCTACTTATTATATTGGAAAAGGAAAGGCTCAAGAGGTGGCATTATACTGTGATGAATTAGATATTGATACTGTAGTATTTAATAATGAACTTACAGGAGCACAAATTAGAAATCTTGAGGAAGTATTAAATAGGAAAATAATAGATAGAACAAATCTTATTTTAGATATTTTTGCAAAAAGAGCTACTAGCAAAGAAGGCAAGTTACAAGTTGAGCTTGCTCAGCTAAAGTACAGATTACCAAGATTAATTGGACTAGGTAACCAACTTTCTAGAACAGGTGGAGGCATTGGTACAAGAGGTCCCGGCGAGCAAAAGCTTGAAACAGATAGAAGACATATTTCTAGACGTATTAATGATATTGAAAAAGAGTTAAAAGAAATAGAGAATGTAAGAATGGTAAAGAGAAAAAGAAGACAAAACTCAGAGATACCAATAGTTGCACTGGTTGGATATACTAATGCTGGGAAATCTACATTATTGAATAGTCTTATAAAATTAGATGAAGAATATTGTAAAGATAAGGAAGTTTTTGTTCAAGACATGCTATTTGCAACACTAGACACAACTCTTAGAAAAAGTGTGCTTCCAAATGGTCAAGGGTTTCTAGTAACAGATACTGTTGGTTTTGTAAGCAAGCTTCCTACAAAACTAATAGAAGCTTTTAAGGGGACTCTTGAGGAGGTAAAATATTCTGACTTACTTTTACATGTTGTAGATATGACAAATGAGGATATAGATATTCAGGTTAAGACTACGCTTAGTATACTTAAGGATTTAGATGTTTTAGATAAACCTATGATAACTGTATTTAACAAAGTTGACATAGCTGAAAAAGAGTTAATAATAGATGTTAAAGGTCCTACTGTTAGCATATCAGCCCAGACAGGATACAATATGGATATTCTATTGCAAATGATTCAAGATAATTTACCACAAAGTTTCTATAAGGTGGACTTACTAATTCCTTATAATGAAAGTAGTTTATCTACATATTTATTTGACAGCACAAAAGTTGAAAATTTTGAATATAAAGAGGAAGGAACACTCTTTACTACAACTCTTGATTCTATTGAATATGAAAGGTTTAAAAGATTTATTCAAGCATAATTAATATTAATTTTATAATAAAATTAAATCTTGACTACTAGCTATTATCAATCATGATTTTAGTATGGTTTACTATTTGAGCTATCTTATTAAAAGCTCTTATTGAACCATATGCTACTATAGGTCTTCCAAAGGCTACTAAATTTAGTCTTCTAGAAGAAAATCCTCCAATTTTCATAATTGTATTAACTGCTGGCAAAACATTAACAAACAGTAAATCTTTAGTATCCCCTCCGCCCAACTGATATGCATCTTTTATTGCAGGAAGGACTAAATGAGGGGAGAACTGTCTGCTTAAAGTAAATATTTTATTACCATTCTCATCTATACCTCTAAGCATGAGTCTTCCTTGCTCATGCTTAGCTAGAGTATCAAAATATGGAATGCTTAGAATATCTGCTACAGTTGGAGAACTATCTATTGGGAGTAATCCTAAATGGATGGCTGATGCAAGAACTGAAGAATGAGCACCTCCAACACAATGATATATAATATTCATAAACTTACCTCTATCTAATTTAATAAGAATTATTTTAACCAAAGTGGCAATAATTATTAGTATAAGAATTAGGCTTTAACTTATTAAAAGTTATAGATTAATGAAATTTTCTGAAAAGTATTGAATTAATTTTGAAACTATTATATCATTAATATAACAAGAATAAGGGAGGCGATGGCCATGATATTTAGAAGTTGTGCAGGTGGAGTAGTTTTTCATGAAGATAGGGTTTTTATTATGAAAAATGATAAAAATGAATGGGTTCTTCCAAAAGGTAAAATTCGTGATGGTTTCTTAGCTTCTGAGACTGCTATAGAGCGTGTCAAAGAAGAAGCAGGGCTTGATGTAGATATTATATCTACTGCCGGAGAAACAAGTTACGAATTTTATTCTTTTTCTAGGCAACAACCTGTATGCAATGAAATAACATGGTTTATTATGGATTCTAAGGATACTAGCTATGAAATCAATAAAGAATATGGCATATTAGATGGAGGATTTTATAACATTGACGAAGCTATTGACATGATAACATATAGCCAGGACAAATCTTTAGTCAGTCTTTCATATAGAAAATACGTAAAACTAAAGGAGAAAGAAACAATTCTTGCATAAGGGTAGATGATTCTACCCTTTATTTTTTTCTACTTATGATATAATTTAAACATGAATAATCAAAGGAGGAATATATGTGGACATAAAATATAGAACGATACATAGTTTTGGCAGCGATGAGATAATTATTAACAAATCAAAATTTATTGGATATGCAAAACCTATTAGTAATGAAGAAGAAGCAATAAGCTTTATTAATGAAATAAAGACTAAGCATAGAGATGCTACTCACAATGTTTATGCATATGTATACGGTGACAATAATAATATACAAAGATATAGTGACGATGGGGAACCAAATGGTACTGCAGGAGTTCCTGTGTTAGAAGTTATAAAAAAGGAAGACTTAAGGAATGTGGTAGTAGTAGTGACTAGATATTTTGGCGGGATAAAATTAGGTGCTGGTGGCTTAGTCAGGGCTTACACTAAGGGTGCTAAAATAGGCCTAGATGCAGGTATTATAGTTGACAAAATATTATTTAAAAGAGTCAAGGTAAGAATAGATTATACTCTTTACGGGAAAGTAGAAAATGAATTGTTAATGCTAGAATACTTAATTGATGAAGTAATATATGATGATGCAGTCAATATAGTTATTTTATGTGAAGCAGATAAAATAAATGGGCTTATAAATCTCATAACAGAATTGACGAGTTCGAGAATGATTTATGAAGAATTAGATGAAGAATTTTATTCAGTAAGAGATAATAATTTAATAAAATAAAGTTGTATAAAGAATTATTTAGGGTATAAGTTTAAAAAGTGAGGAGGCGAGCACATGAATATTCGTGAGCAAAATAAAAAAATAATGCTTGAAAAGAAAGTATGGGCAGTAATAGGAGCAAGCCCAAATGTAGATAAGTTTGGATATAAGGTATGGCGAAAGTTGCAGGAGCATGGATATGAAGCTTATCCTGTTAATCCAAGATATGAAGAAATAGAAGGTGAAAAATGCTATAAATCATTAAAGGATATACCTAATAAGCCAGATGTAATTGATTTTGTAATACCTGCTTCTGCTATTCTTGAGTGGCTTCCTGAGGCTAAAGAAGTAGGTATAGATTATTTATGGTGTCAACCAGGTGCAGCAAATGAAGAAGTAGTATTAAAAGCAGAGGAATTAGGTTTTAATATTGCTTATAATGTATGCGTTCTAGCAGAACTAGGCGAATAGAGGTCTCCATATCATGGAGACTTGTTTTTTTCTTTCCAAAATATTTCACAAGCTCCCATTATAAATAAAAATGTAGCAAAAATATTTCTTAATAAAAAAGATGATATTTTGATGGCTATAGAAGAACCAATGAATGCACCAATTATACCTGTTATAATAATAGGTGTAGCGGTACTTATATCAATATTTTTCCTTTTATAATGAGTAATAAGTGCAACAGATGCAATAGGTAAAAATACTGTTAGATTAATACCTTGAGCTTGATGCTGACTAAGCTTTGAAAATATTATTAACCCAGGGATTAAAATAGTCCCTCCTCCAATACCCATTCCACTTATAATTCCTGATAATAGACCTATGAAAAACAGCTTCATATTATAATCATCCTTATAGCAGCAACTATCATGAAAATACCAAAAATCTTTCTAAGAATATGAGAAGGAACTTTTGTTAGATTTTTTGCACCAATATAGCTGCCTATAATACCACCTAAAGCCACTATTAAAGCAATTTTCAAGTTCAAAACTCCATGTCTGAAATATAAAAAGGTACTAATAAGAGATAAAGGGAATATAATGCTTATAGCCGTAGCATGAGCCTTATGCTGATCTAAGCCTAAGATAAAAATTAAAGCAGGAATAGCAATAGTTCCACCTCCAGAGCCAAAAAGTCCATTTACTAATCCAATAATAAAGCCAATGACTAATAATTTTATTTTATTTGAATTCATACAATCACCTAGAATATATTTTAATATACAAATATTACTTTATCCTAAAAGCTTATACTTATTCACTTGACGTAGATAAAATAAGTTTATATACTTAAAAACATATAGGATTACTAGGAATTAGGGAGGCGCATTTATGAAAGTCGTAAATAGTATTATAGAGTTAGTAGGAAATACTCCTATAGTAAAATTAAACAGAGTGGTGGATGAAAACTGTGCAGAGGTGCTTGTTAAATTAGAATATTTTAATCCTGGAAGTAGTGTGAAGGATAGGATAGCATTAAGTATGATAGAAAAAGCAGAAGCAGAAGGTAAACTAAAAAAAGGCTCTGTTATAGTTGAGCCTACAAGCGGTAACACAGGCATTGGATTATCAATAGTAGGTGCTTCAAAAGGTTACAAGGTCATTTTAATAATGCCAGATACTATGACTATGGAAAGAAGGAGCTTACTTAAGGCTTATGGGGCCCAGCTCATCTTAACTCCTGGTGAAAAAGGAATGAAAGGGGCAATAGAGAAAGCACAGGAATTAGTACAAAAAAATCAAAATTATTTTATGCCTCAGCAATTTGAAAATCCTCATAATCCTGCAAAGCACATGGAAACCACAGGAATAGAAATATTAAATCAATCTGATGGTAAAGTAGATGTTTTTATTGCTGGTGTAGGTACTGGTGGCACAGTAACAGGGGTAGGTAAACTGTTAAAAGAAAAAGTAGAAAATATTAAAATAGTTGCAGTTGAACCCTATAGTTCACCAGTACTATCAGGAGGTGGTCCTGGTTCTCATAAAATTCAAGGTATTGGTGCAGGTTTTATACCAGAAGTACTTGATATGAATGTAATTGATGAAATAGAGAAGGTTAAAGACGAAGAAGCTATAGACATGACTAGGAGTCTAGCAAGGAAAGAAGGTTTATTATTAGGCATATCCTCAGGTGCAGCCATATTTGCAGCTGTAAAAAAGGCTAAAGAGTTAGGTAAAGGAAAAAGAATAGTAGTTATAGCACCTGATAGTGGAGAAAGATATTTAAGCACGGGAATATTTGAATAAGGTTTGATTACTTTACTAAAATATGCTATATTATTTTTGATAACTCTTTGGAGGGTAAATATATGAGCAATATACAAAAGCTATGTGATGATATTATTAAATGGATGAAGGATAAGGTTGAAGAAGCAGGATCAAAGGGTTTAGTTTTTGGACTTAGTGGAGGCATTGATTCTGCAGTTATGGCAGGCCTAGCAAAGAAAGCATTCCCAGATGATGCTTTAGGCATTATAATGCCTTGTCATAGTAATCCTGAGGATGAAGAACATGCTAGATTAGTAGCTAAAGCTTTAAATCTTAATACTAAAACCATTGAATTAACTAAAGTTTACGATTTGTTTTTAAATGAATTAAAAGATGACACACAGCATGTTTTAGCACTATCAAATATTAAACCTAGATTTAGAATGACTACTCTTTACTACTTTGCTCAAATTAAAAGATATTTAGTTGCTGGAACAAGCAATAAAAGTGAATTTACAGTTGGATATTTTACAAAGCACGGTGATAGCGGTGTAGATATATTACCAATGGTAGACCTCTTGAAAGAAGAAGTATTCCAATTAGCTAGCTACTTAAACATACCTGATATAATTATAAATAAGCCACCTACAGCTGGACTGTGGGAAGATCAAACGGATGAAAAGGAAATGGGATTTAGCTATAGAGAGCTAGATGGCTATATAAAAAGTGGAGAGGCAGAGGAAAGCATAAAAGTAAAAATTGAAAAAATGCATATTAGAAGCCAGCATAAAAGAAGATTTCCTCTTATGTATATTAGAGAAGAGTAAGGTGTGAACTTTACTCTATTTTTTTATTACGAATAGGAAAGTTCTACTTTTTTCTTTTTTATTTTGAACTTTACGTATATGATTTTCAAGAAAAGCCTCCTTAATTTTATGCATCCATAGAAGCTTTTCTTATATAAAGAAAATTGATAGACTACTATCTTTATGTTAAAATATAAATGTTAATAACTAAGGAGGTAAAAAAAATGGCAGGACATTCAAAATGGGCTAATATTAAGAATAGGAAAGGAAAACAGGACTCTAAGAGAGCTCAAATATTTACAAAGTATGCTAGAGCTATTGCGGTATCAGTTAGAGAAGGTGGGCCAGATCCTGCATTTAATTCTGCTCTTGCAGCTATGATAGATAAAGCAAAATCTCATAACATGCCTAACGATAACATAGAAAGGGCAATTAAAAAAGGTGCAGGTGAACTTGGAGATGCTAACTTCGAAGAGATAACTTATGAAGGCTATGGTCCTTCTGGAATAGCAGTAATTGTAAAATGCTTAACAGATAATAGAAACAGAACTGCTGCAGATGTAAGATATGCATTTGATAAATTTGGTGGTAATTTAGGCTCCACAGGCTGTGTATCATGGATGTTTGATAGAAAAGGCTTGCTTATTATAGAAAAGGTAGATAGTATAGATGAAGAACAATTAATGCTGGAAGCTATTGATGCTGGAGCTGAGGACTTTAGTGCTGAGGAAGAATATTATGAAATAATCACTGATACAGAAGAATTTGAAAAAGTGAAGAATACATTAAAAGAATCAGGATATATTTTTTCAACTGCAGAAATAACATATCTTCCTCAAAACGAAATAAAATTAACTGATGAAAAAGATCTAAAAAATATGGTTAAAATGATAGACACCTTAGAAGATAATGATGACGTTCAAGAGATATATCACAACTGGGACATGCCAGAAGATTTAGATATATAGGAATAAAAGATTATACAAAAACACTCTCATATGTCGTTAAATAATATAGAGGGTGTTTTTGTACTCTAAATAAAAATAGTTCCATAAATGTTATAACTATCATCTTTGTGGTAATAATTGCTAGTGGGAGGGTTGTCATATGGAAGCCACATCAGTAAAAACTCGAGACATGTATAAAGGCTTAAGAGATAAGTTCTTATTCAGCAACGATATTAACTCTAT from Proteiniborus ethanoligenes includes these protein-coding regions:
- the hflX gene encoding GTPase HflX, whose translation is MYDIQKNDKEERVLIVGLDTDRETDIDITSSMKELKELVFAAGGVVISDVIQNKDRVDSTYYIGKGKAQEVALYCDELDIDTVVFNNELTGAQIRNLEEVLNRKIIDRTNLILDIFAKRATSKEGKLQVELAQLKYRLPRLIGLGNQLSRTGGGIGTRGPGEQKLETDRRHISRRINDIEKELKEIENVRMVKRKRRQNSEIPIVALVGYTNAGKSTLLNSLIKLDEEYCKDKEVFVQDMLFATLDTTLRKSVLPNGQGFLVTDTVGFVSKLPTKLIEAFKGTLEEVKYSDLLLHVVDMTNEDIDIQVKTTLSILKDLDVLDKPMITVFNKVDIAEKELIIDVKGPTVSISAQTGYNMDILLQMIQDNLPQSFYKVDLLIPYNESSLSTYLFDSTKVENFEYKEEGTLFTTTLDSIEYERFKRFIQA
- the yunB gene encoding sporulation protein YunB, encoding MRKKRSKRKKVFVIIVIFIVLSLYGFIVVDRNIKPTVLAISEVQARKTATQAINEAVKNKIKDDIKYKDLIFVNYDKDGKVTMMQANTIMMNSIASDVALEVQENIRKISTKQIKIPLGNALNSNLLQGPDINLTIVPQGTVTVDFTTEFIESGINQTIHKVYLIIVTDVRVIVPLASDVVRIVTNIPVAETIIVGDVPDSYIFVPEKDILKIVK
- the spoVAE gene encoding stage V sporulation protein AE — protein: MDFIRAFIVGGTICVVGQIIMDTTKLTPAHVLVLFVTSGAILTAIGIYEPIVNFGGAGATVPLPGFGYALAKGAIEQVQKDGIIGAFTGGINATAGGVAAAVFFGYIMAVIFTPKTKQ
- a CDS encoding penicillin-binding protein 1A; translation: MTQENTGKKKKTKKNKNKNRVLSVLRFIILFILIAGFIAAGIVGGYVLAIIKTAPEIDPTNINDFLNQNSYILDQEGNIIEKVLAVENRTSVSLDQIPENLQYAFISIEDERFIDHIGVDFRGILGALVEDIKTRSAARGASTITQQLARNMYLSSEKKLERKIKEAYLAIQIEKQLTKDQILEAYLNRIYLGQGAYGVQEAAQTYFSKDVGELSIAECAAIAGITQSPHRLPLYKLYYPDDVDDNDVVVGQVDVLGTRYTAVFNPEPIERQKVVLRKMYDLGHITEEEYEAAKKEDIQSNIKPGKRELMGITSYFADYVKTQVLNDLVEVLGYSKEDAEKELYTGGLKIYSTMDLSIQQKVEAAYENFGGILFKGDIDKVKGPIIVDWSADKNGNIIGDDKKIVLYKESNLIDENGNLIIDAGTYSITEEGNLVIKNKKLNIYPKTIDIEDYYTIDEGKNLVKHVVGSLALIKENYSVSDNKELIINSSYLKDTKDFYTVNDNGTLLINPKYFQNNDKIGVVQPQSATVIMDYRTGEIKALVGGRDIEGSRLFNRALSQRQPGSVIKPIAVYLPALDNGFTAADIIDDIPHYDHTGTLWPKNWYTGYRGLMTLRESVEQSVNVSSVKMLSNIGIDVSKEYLGRIGIIKESGKDSFVTREENRSTNDENLSALGLGGMTRGLTPMEVTAAFGAIANNGLYVEPIAYTKVLDRYDNVILESKPQKVKVASTEASYIMSDILKSTVSSGLAGRAKLRNNLPIPVAGKTGTTQDKGDVWFAGYTPYYVAGVWIGNDSPQIKMTTGSSMASEFWSYIMTEVHEGYESKNFSVPENIITRQICKVSGKLATDLCSHDPRGNKVRNEIFIKGTEPTEECDAHVEASIDTSNGKLATEYCPTELIQSRVFIKRDPPYNPEEHNGITPSDYEFTLPTEECDEHTEQVLQEDEDWWFNWFDYWFNNENSNSNGNNNENTDSNSDGD
- a CDS encoding YigZ family protein, producing the protein MDIKYRTIHSFGSDEIIINKSKFIGYAKPISNEEEAISFINEIKTKHRDATHNVYAYVYGDNNNIQRYSDDGEPNGTAGVPVLEVIKKEDLRNVVVVVTRYFGGIKLGAGGLVRAYTKGAKIGLDAGIIVDKILFKRVKVRIDYTLYGKVENELLMLEYLIDEVIYDDAVNIVILCEADKINGLINLITELTSSRMIYEELDEEFYSVRDNNLIK
- a CDS encoding DUF3189 family protein, which codes for MNIIYHCVGGAHSSVLASAIHLGLLPIDSSPTVADILSIPYFDTLAKHEQGRLMLRGIDENGNKIFTLSRQFSPHLVLPAIKDAYQLGGGDTKDLLFVNVLPAVNTIMKIGGFSSRRLNLVAFGRPIVAYGSIRAFNKIAQIVNHTKIMIDNS
- a CDS encoding sulfite exporter TauE/SafE family protein; this translates as MNSNKIKLLVIGFIIGLVNGLFGSGGGTIAIPALIFILGLDQHKAHATAISIIFPLSLISTFLYFRHGVLNLKIALIVALGGIIGSYIGAKNLTKVPSHILRKIFGIFMIVAAIRMIII
- a CDS encoding TSUP family transporter; translation: MKLFFIGLLSGIISGMGIGGGTILIPGLIIFSKLSQHQAQGINLTVFLPIASVALITHYKRKNIDISTATPIIITGIIGAFIGSSIAIKISSFLLRNIFATFLFIMGACEIFWKEKNKSP
- a CDS encoding stage V sporulation protein AE, which encodes MKRRIILITDGDVVAKKAIERAAKNIGGRCISRSAGNPTPISGEEIASLIFEAKYDPVLVMVDDIGNPQFGEGEKALAYLLGHPEMEVLGVIAVASNTESVKGVEVSYSIDHTGKVVHNAVDKNGYETNTKILYGDTVDVLNSFSVPIIIGIGDIGKINGVDRHTKGAPIITKALKEIISKESKNENN
- a CDS encoding CoA-binding protein, with the translated sequence MNIREQNKKIMLEKKVWAVIGASPNVDKFGYKVWRKLQEHGYEAYPVNPRYEEIEGEKCYKSLKDIPNKPDVIDFVIPASAILEWLPEAKEVGIDYLWCQPGAANEEVVLKAEELGFNIAYNVCVLAELGE
- a CDS encoding NUDIX hydrolase; protein product: MIFRSCAGGVVFHEDRVFIMKNDKNEWVLPKGKIRDGFLASETAIERVKEEAGLDVDIISTAGETSYEFYSFSRQQPVCNEITWFIMDSKDTSYEINKEYGILDGGFYNIDEAIDMITYSQDKSLVSLSYRKYVKLKEKETILA
- the cysK gene encoding cysteine synthase A, with the protein product MKVVNSIIELVGNTPIVKLNRVVDENCAEVLVKLEYFNPGSSVKDRIALSMIEKAEAEGKLKKGSVIVEPTSGNTGIGLSIVGASKGYKVILIMPDTMTMERRSLLKAYGAQLILTPGEKGMKGAIEKAQELVQKNQNYFMPQQFENPHNPAKHMETTGIEILNQSDGKVDVFIAGVGTGGTVTGVGKLLKEKVENIKIVAVEPYSSPVLSGGGPGSHKIQGIGAGFIPEVLDMNVIDEIEKVKDEEAIDMTRSLARKEGLLLGISSGAAIFAAVKKAKELGKGKRIVVIAPDSGERYLSTGIFE